The nucleotide sequence ACGTCGTCGCCCGGACCGGGGCGGTGGTCCTCCTCAAGGGGGCGGACACCGTCGTCCTCACGCCCGAGGGCCGCACGACCGTGGTCCCGGGGGGACCGCCGTGGCTCGCCACCGCCGGAGCCGGTGACGTCCTCGCCGGGGTGGCGGGGGCGCTGCTGGCCGCCGGCACGGCACCGGGGCGGGCGGCGACGCTCGCCGCCCACGTCCACGCCGTCGCCGCGCACCGGGCGTCCCGCGGGGGACCCCTCCACGCGGCTCTCGTCGCAGACGAGGTGCGCGGGGTGGTCGCCGACGCGCTCGGTGCCCGCGTCCCGGGGGAGGGCCTCGCGTCCGGCGGCGCGCCCGTCCTCTGGGACGATGGTGCACGTGACTGAGCAGCTCGCCGCTCCGGGACCCGCGGCCGCCGCGGCGACCGCCCCGGCCCCGCTCGGGACCCCGGCCCCGGGCACCGACCCGAGCGTCGACCCGGGCGCCGACCCGGTGGGGACGGGCGTCGTGGAGGTCGACCTCGACGCCGTGGCGTCGAACGTCGCCGTCCTCGCCGCCCGCAGCGGGCGCCCCGTCCTCGCCGTCGTCAAGGCCGACGCGTACGGCCACGGCCTCGTGCCCGTGGCCCGGGCCGCCGTCGCCGGCGGTGCCACCTGGCTCGGCGTCGCGCAGCTCGACGAGGCCCTCCGCCTGCGCGAGGCCGGGGTGGACGAGCCCCTGCTGTGCTGGCTCCTCCTGCCCGACGCGCAGCTGCTCGAGGCGGCGGTGCGCCGCGACGTCACGATCGGCGTGTCCGACCCCGAGCACCTCGACGCCCTGCTCGCCGCGGCCCGGGCGAGCGGCCGGGTCGCCGACGTCCACGTCAAGGTCGACACCGGGCTCAACCGCAACGGCGTCCGCGTCGAGGACCTCGCCCCCCTCGCGGCCCGCCTGGCGGACGCCGAGCGCGACGGCCTCCTCGCGGTCGGTGGTGTCTTCAGCCACCTCGCGTGGGCCGACGCCCCCGACCACCCGACGGTCGACGCGCAGGCGGAGGCCTTCGCCGAGGCGGTCGACGTGCTCCGCGCCGCGGGGCTGCGGCCGACCTGGCGGCACCTCGCGAACTCCGCGGCGACCCTCACCCGGGCCGACCTCCACCTCGACCTCGTCCGGCCCGGGCTCGCCGTCTACGGCCTGAGCCCCGTCCCGGACCTCGCGACGTCCGCCGAGCTCGGCCTCCGCCCCGCGCTCACGCTGCGCTCCCGGCTCGCCCTCACCAAGCGCGTCCGCGCCGGGGAGGGCGTGTCGTACGGCCACGTGTGGACCGCCCCGCACGACACCGTGGTCGGGCTCGTGCCCCTCGGCTACGCCGACGGCCTGCCCCGCGCAGCGACCGGGCACGCCGAGGTGTGGGTCGGGGCGCGTCGGGCGCCCGTCGTCGGGCGCATCTGCATGGACCAGGTCGTCGTCGACCTCGGCCCGTCGGCGCACGACCGGATCGGCGACGACGTCGTCGTCCTCGGCCCGGGGGACCGGGGCGAGCCCACGGCGCAGGACTGGGCCGAGGCGGCCGGCACCATCTCCTACGAGGTGGTGGCGCGGCTCGGCGCCCGGCTTCCCCGCCGCTACGTCGGGACCGGCCAGGCCGTGCTCACCGACGACCCCGGCGACGGGCTCGACGAGGCGGTGTCGCCGTGAGCCCCCGTCCCGCCGCCCCGCTGCCTGCCCGGCCCCCTCGCGTGACGCCGTGGGGGCTCGTCGGGCTCGGCGCCGGGCTCGCCGCCGCCGGCGCCGGCGTCGCGGTCGGGGTGGCCGCGGACCGCGTCCACTCCCGGCGCAGGCAGGCGGAGGCGGTCTTCGACCGCGAGGGCCTCGCCCTGCTCGGCGCCGTCCGCGGCGAGGAGTACGTGCTCCACACCGACGACGGCGTCCGGCTCCACGTCGAGGTCGACGAGCCCGGGCCGCGCGACGCCGGGGAGGCCCCGTGCCTCACCGTCGTCCTCGTCCACGGCTACGGCCTCAGCAGCCAGTCCTGGCACTTCCAGCGCCTCTCCCTACGGGGTCGCTACCGCGTCGTGACGTACGACCAGCGGGGCCACGGCCGCTCCGAGCCGGGGCCGTCGGGCTCCGCGCGGATCCCCCGCCTCGGCCGCGACCTCGAGGCCGTCCTCGACGCCTACGCCCCGGAGGGGCCCGTCGTCCTCGTCGGGCACTCCATGGGCGGCATGACCGTCATGAGCCTCGCGGCACAGCGCCCGGACCTGTTCGGGGACCGCGTCCACGGGGTGGGGTTCGTCGCCACGAGCGCCGGCGACCTCGGCAGCCTCGACTTCGGGCTGCCCGGCGGCGGGGCCGTCACGCGCGTGGCGCCGAACCTGCTCGCGCTGCTCGCCCGCCGCCCCGAGCTCGTCACCCGCGGGCGGCGGATGGTCTCCGACATCGAGACGCTCGTCGTGCGGCGGTGGTCGTTCGCCTCGCCGGTGCCCTCGGAGCTCACGCGCTTCGTCGCGGACATCATCGCGAGCACGAGCATCGAGGTCGTGAGCGACTACCTGCCGGGCTTCACCGAGCACGACGAGAAGGAGGCGCTCGCGGTCCTCGACGACCTGCCGACGCTCGTCCTCGTCGGCGACCAGGACCGCATGACGCCGCCGCGGCACTCCGACGAGATCGTCCGGATGCTGCCGGGCACGGCCCACGTCGTCGTCCGGCAGGCGGGCCACCTCGTCATGCTCGAGCACCCGGACGTCGTCAACGGGCACGTCCTCGACCTCGTCGCCCGCGCGCTGCGGCACGCCCGGCGCCCGACCGGCGAGCAGCTGACCGCGCTGGCGTCCGCCTCCACCGCCAAGGGGCGCGGGCGTCGTCGCCGCGCCCTCGCCGAGGCCGCGGACGCGGTCCAGCGCCTGGTGGGGCGGCCGCTGGAGAACCGCGGTGCCTGAGGCGGTCCGGTCGCTCGTGGAGAGGCACGGGACCCCTGCACGGGTGACGTTGCGCTGTCCCGGCCCCTTGGACACCGCCGCCGTGGGCGAGGCGCTCGGTCGCCAGCTCGTGGGCGGCGACGTGGTCGTCCTCGACGGACCGCTCGGGGCCGGCAAGACGACGTTCACCCAGGGCCTGGCGCGCGGGCTCGGCGTGACGGCCCCCGTGACGTCGCCGACGTTCGTGCTCGCACGCCACCAGCGCCCCGACCCCGCCGGCCCCCGCCCGGACGGCCCCTGGCTCGTCCACGTCGACGCCTACCGCGTCGGCGGCGCGCTCGAGTGGGACGACCTCGACCTCGACTCCGACGTCGACCGCTCGGTCGTCGTCGTCGAGTGGGGCCACGGCCTCGCCGAGCGGCTCGCGGACCGGTGGGTCGCGGTGCGGCTCACCCGCGCTGCGGGCGACGGCACCTCCGACGGGGAGGCGCGCACGCTCGAGGTGTCGCTCGAGGGGACGGCCCCGGGTCCGGAGCACGCCCCGGGGCGTCGTGTCGACCTCGACCTGCTCCCCGGGCGCGTCCCAGCGCCGGAGGGGAGCGACCCGTGAGGATCCTCGGTCTCGACACCTCGACGTCGACCGTCTCGGTCGCCGTCCTCGAGGGGCCGGCGGAGCCGGTCGGACCCGCGGCGGCCGCGCCGCGGGTGCTCGCCGCGGCCGACGTCCACGAGGGCAACCGCCCGGCGGAGCTCCTCGCGCCGACCATCAAGCAGGTGCTGGCCGAGGCGGGCCTCGGTCCCCGCGACCTCGGGGCCGTCGCCGCGGGCGTCGGACCCGGGCCGTTCACGGGCCTGCGCGCCGGGCTCGTCACGGCGCGGGCGCTCGCGCACGTCGTCGGCGTCCCCGTGCACGGCGTGTGCAGCCTCGACGCGCTCCACGCCGCCGCGCTCGCCGCCGGGGGTCCCGCCGACGCCGTCGTCGTCACCGACGCGCGCCGCCGCGAGGTCTACTGGGCGACGTACCGGGACGGCCGGCGCACCGGCGACCCGCAGGTGGGCGCGCCCGCCGAGGCGGCCGCACGCGCCGCCGCCCTGGGCGTGCCGGTCGTCGGCCGCGGCGCCCTCGTCCACGCCGACGTCCTCGGAGCCCCGCCGGAGGCGCTGCCCCTCGACCCGCCCGCCGTGCAGGTCGCCGCGCTCGCGCTCGCCTCGCTCGCCGGGCGGGGGCCGCAGCCGCTGCCGGCGGACCCCCTCTACCTGCGACGCCCCGACGCGCAGGTGCCCGGCGCCCCGAAGCGGGTGACCGGGTGAGGACGCCCGCCGTGACCCTCCGCCGGCTGCGGTGGTGGGACGCCGACGCGGTCGCCGCCGCCGAGCCCGAGGCCTTCGGGTCGGACGCGTGGTCGAGGGAGGCCGTCCTCGCCGAGCTCGCGGCCCCCGGCCGCTGGTACGTGCGCGCCGACGACGGCGACGGGCACCTCCAGGGGTACGTCGGGACCGCCGCGCACGGTGCGGACGCCGAGCTGCAGACCGTCGCCGTGCTGCCCGCCGCCCGCGGGACCGGGCTCGGGCGGCGTCTCCTGGACGAGGCGGTGTCGGCCGTGACCGCGGCCGGCGCGCGCCGGCTCCACCTCGAGGTGCGCGAGGACAACGGCCCCGCGCTCGCCCTCTACGGCGGTTCCGGCTTCCGCCGCACCGGCCGGCGGCCCCGCTACTACGCCCCGGCGCGACCGGACGGCGAGCGGGTGGCGGCAGTGCTCATGACGCGCGACCTCGCGAGGGACCCGGCCGAGCCCCCCGGGTCGGCCGAGCCGGCCGGTCACGGGGGAGCGGGGCGGCCGTGAGCGACGCGCCCCTCGTGCTCGGCATCGAGACCTCGTGCGACGAGACCGGGGTCGGTCTGGTCCGCGGTGGCACGCTGCTCGCCGACGCGCTCGCGAGCAGCGTCGAGGAGCACGCCCGTTTCGGCGGCGTCGTGCCCGAGGTCGCGAGCCGCGCCCACCTCGAGGCGTTCCTGCCGACCCTCGAGCGCGCGTGCCGCGAGGCGGGTGTGCGGCTGGAGGACGTCGACGCGGTCGCGGTGACGAGCGGGCCGGGGCTCGCCGGCACGCTCGTCGTCGGGGTGTCCGCGGCGAAGGCCCTCGCCGTCGGGCTGGGGGTGCCGCTGTACGGGGTCAACCACCTCGCCGCGCACGTGGCCGTCGACACCCTGGAGAACGGGCCGCTGCCGGGCGCGGCGCTCGCGCTGCTCGTCAGCGGCGGGCACTCGAGCCTCCTGCGCGTCGACGACGTCACCGCCGACATCTCGGTGCTGGGCCACACCCTCGACGACGCCGCCGGCGAGGCCTTCGACAAGGTCGCGCGGGTGCTCGGGCTGCCGTTCCCGGGTGGTCCGCACGTCGACCGGGCGGCGCGCTCGGGCGACCCCGCCGCCATCCGCTTCCCGCGCGGGCTCACCGGGGCCCAGGCGGTCGGGCGCGACGGTCGCGACCACCACGACGACTTCTCCTTCTCCGGCGTCAAGACGGCGGTCGCCCGGTGGGTGGAGAAGGCGCGGGACGAGGGTCGCGCGGTGCCCGTCGCCGACGTCGCCGCCTCCTTCCAGGAGGCGGTCGTCGACGTCCTCAGCAGCAAGGCCGTCGCCGCCTGCCGGCGCGAGGGGGTCGACCACCTCCTCGTCGGCGGCGGAGTGGCGGCGAACAGCCGGCTCCGGGCCCTCGTCACCGAGCGGGCGGAGGCAGCCGGCGTCCGGGTGCGGATCCCGCGTCCGGGGCTGTGCACCGACAACGGGGCCATGGTCGCCGCGCTCGGCGCCCTGCTGGTCGAGCGCGGGCGCGCGCCGTCGCCGCTGGAGATCGCGACCGACCCGGCCATGAGCGTCCGGCAGGTCCTCGCCGGCACCTGACGGGGCGGCGCGCGGACCGTCCGGCGGCGCGTCCGGACGGGTGGTCGTCGGTCAAGGCGCCGCCCGGGTGGGCCGACACACCTCCGCAGGGGCGTGCCACGAGGGTGCGCCGGTCGGAGGTCGGACGTGCGGACGGGTCCCACGAGCAGCAGCGGGAACGGCAGCGGGGACGTCGTGCCACCGACGGACGGCGAGACCGCCGAGCGCCTGCGTCAGGTCTTCCGCAGCACGGGCGCCGCCATGGGCCTCGTCGGGCTCGACGGCACCTGGCTCGCGGCGACCGACCGTCTCTGCGAGCTCCTCCGCACCGACACCGACACGCTCCTCGCGCTCAGCCCGCGCGACCTCATCCACCCCGACGACCGGCCGGCGGCCGTGCGGGCGACCCGGCTGCTGCTCGAGGGCGGCGTCGACTCCGTCGACGCGGAGCGGCGCTACCTGCGCGCCGACGGCGGGGTCCTGCACGCCCGCGTCGCGACGACGCTGCTGCGCGACCCGGACGGGCGCCCGGACAGCTTCCTCACCCAGCTGCTCGACACCGAGGACGACAGCGGGCCGGTCCCGCTCGAGCGCCAGGTGAGCGGGCTCGTCGGCGCCGACACCTTCCTCGCCCACGTCGACCGGGCCCTCGAGCGCAGCCGGCGCGCCGGACGCACCGTCCTGCTCGTCCACGTCGAGCTCGACGACACCGGCACCGACCCCGTCCTGGCCGCCCGGCTGCGCACGTGCGCCGCGCAGCGGCTCGTCGGCACGGTCCGCGGCGGCGACATGGTCGCGGCCCTGCCGGCGCGGCTCACCGTCTGCTGCGAGGGCCTCGTCGACGAGGCCGACGTGCCCACCGTCGTCCGGCGGCTGCACGGCACGCTCACCGCCGCCGTTGAGGTGGACGGACAGCGGCACCTCCTCCCGGTCGCCGTCACCGCCGCCGTGGCCGGACGCGGGGAGACGGCCGACGAGCTGCTCGCCCGACCCGGCTGGCCCGTCGACGTCACGGCCGGACCGGCCGTCGCAGGCCCACCGGCGGGGGTCGCGGCGAGCGGGCCGGGCCAGGTCCCCCGTGCGAGCGCGGTGCCGGCGCAGTCCGTCCTGCCGGGTCGAGGGGCCGACGCGGGGCGCGCGGGCCGCGCTGGTCGTCACCGGGCGGGCGCGGTCCGGTGAGCCCGGGAGCGCTCAGGCCGTGACGGGGTCGACGACGAGCACGAGCCGCTCGTCCCCGCGTCGCGTCAGCACCACCGTCGCCTCGCCGTCGCCGTCCAGCCGCAGCGCCCGCCGTAGCTCGTCGGGGTCGATCGGGCTGCCGCGCCGCTTGACCGTGACCCGACCCACCCCGTGCCCCCGCAGGTACGCGCGCAGGCGCTTGAGGCCCCACGGCAGCACGGCCCGGACCTCGTAGCTGCGGGCCAGCGGCGACGGCACGAGGTCGTCCGCCGTGACGTAGGCGATCATCGGGTCGAGGAGCCGGCCGCCGACGGCGGCGGCGACGTGCCCCACCAGGCCGGCGCGGACGACCGCCCCGTCGGGCTCGTGGAGGTAGGCACCGACCCCGCCGACCGGCGGGACCGGCAGGCCGACGTCGGTCAGCGTCCCCGCCTCCTGCACCTCGACCGCGCCGTCCCGCGTGACGCTGCGCAGGACCGTCGCGCTCCGCGCCGCCCCCGTGACCGCGGCCGCCCCCCACCAGAGCACCGCCTCCACGACGTCCCCGTCGACCGACGTCCACGCCGCG is from Aquipuribacter nitratireducens and encodes:
- the alr gene encoding alanine racemase, with the protein product MTEQLAAPGPAAAAATAPAPLGTPAPGTDPSVDPGADPVGTGVVEVDLDAVASNVAVLAARSGRPVLAVVKADAYGHGLVPVARAAVAGGATWLGVAQLDEALRLREAGVDEPLLCWLLLPDAQLLEAAVRRDVTIGVSDPEHLDALLAAARASGRVADVHVKVDTGLNRNGVRVEDLAPLAARLADAERDGLLAVGGVFSHLAWADAPDHPTVDAQAEAFAEAVDVLRAAGLRPTWRHLANSAATLTRADLHLDLVRPGLAVYGLSPVPDLATSAELGLRPALTLRSRLALTKRVRAGEGVSYGHVWTAPHDTVVGLVPLGYADGLPRAATGHAEVWVGARRAPVVGRICMDQVVVDLGPSAHDRIGDDVVVLGPGDRGEPTAQDWAEAAGTISYEVVARLGARLPRRYVGTGQAVLTDDPGDGLDEAVSP
- a CDS encoding alpha/beta fold hydrolase — protein: MSPRPAAPLPARPPRVTPWGLVGLGAGLAAAGAGVAVGVAADRVHSRRRQAEAVFDREGLALLGAVRGEEYVLHTDDGVRLHVEVDEPGPRDAGEAPCLTVVLVHGYGLSSQSWHFQRLSLRGRYRVVTYDQRGHGRSEPGPSGSARIPRLGRDLEAVLDAYAPEGPVVLVGHSMGGMTVMSLAAQRPDLFGDRVHGVGFVATSAGDLGSLDFGLPGGGAVTRVAPNLLALLARRPELVTRGRRMVSDIETLVVRRWSFASPVPSELTRFVADIIASTSIEVVSDYLPGFTEHDEKEALAVLDDLPTLVLVGDQDRMTPPRHSDEIVRMLPGTAHVVVRQAGHLVMLEHPDVVNGHVLDLVARALRHARRPTGEQLTALASASTAKGRGRRRRALAEAADAVQRLVGRPLENRGA
- the tsaE gene encoding tRNA (adenosine(37)-N6)-threonylcarbamoyltransferase complex ATPase subunit type 1 TsaE, yielding MGEALGRQLVGGDVVVLDGPLGAGKTTFTQGLARGLGVTAPVTSPTFVLARHQRPDPAGPRPDGPWLVHVDAYRVGGALEWDDLDLDSDVDRSVVVVEWGHGLAERLADRWVAVRLTRAAGDGTSDGEARTLEVSLEGTAPGPEHAPGRRVDLDLLPGRVPAPEGSDP
- the tsaB gene encoding tRNA (adenosine(37)-N6)-threonylcarbamoyltransferase complex dimerization subunit type 1 TsaB translates to MRILGLDTSTSTVSVAVLEGPAEPVGPAAAAPRVLAAADVHEGNRPAELLAPTIKQVLAEAGLGPRDLGAVAAGVGPGPFTGLRAGLVTARALAHVVGVPVHGVCSLDALHAAALAAGGPADAVVVTDARRREVYWATYRDGRRTGDPQVGAPAEAAARAAALGVPVVGRGALVHADVLGAPPEALPLDPPAVQVAALALASLAGRGPQPLPADPLYLRRPDAQVPGAPKRVTG
- a CDS encoding GNAT family N-acetyltransferase, which encodes MTLRRLRWWDADAVAAAEPEAFGSDAWSREAVLAELAAPGRWYVRADDGDGHLQGYVGTAAHGADAELQTVAVLPAARGTGLGRRLLDEAVSAVTAAGARRLHLEVREDNGPALALYGGSGFRRTGRRPRYYAPARPDGERVAAVLMTRDLARDPAEPPGSAEPAGHGGAGRP
- the tsaD gene encoding tRNA (adenosine(37)-N6)-threonylcarbamoyltransferase complex transferase subunit TsaD, with the protein product MSDAPLVLGIETSCDETGVGLVRGGTLLADALASSVEEHARFGGVVPEVASRAHLEAFLPTLERACREAGVRLEDVDAVAVTSGPGLAGTLVVGVSAAKALAVGLGVPLYGVNHLAAHVAVDTLENGPLPGAALALLVSGGHSSLLRVDDVTADISVLGHTLDDAAGEAFDKVARVLGLPFPGGPHVDRAARSGDPAAIRFPRGLTGAQAVGRDGRDHHDDFSFSGVKTAVARWVEKARDEGRAVPVADVAASFQEAVVDVLSSKAVAACRREGVDHLLVGGGVAANSRLRALVTERAEAAGVRVRIPRPGLCTDNGAMVAALGALLVERGRAPSPLEIATDPAMSVRQVLAGT
- a CDS encoding PAS domain S-box protein codes for the protein MRTGPTSSSGNGSGDVVPPTDGETAERLRQVFRSTGAAMGLVGLDGTWLAATDRLCELLRTDTDTLLALSPRDLIHPDDRPAAVRATRLLLEGGVDSVDAERRYLRADGGVLHARVATTLLRDPDGRPDSFLTQLLDTEDDSGPVPLERQVSGLVGADTFLAHVDRALERSRRAGRTVLLVHVELDDTGTDPVLAARLRTCAAQRLVGTVRGGDMVAALPARLTVCCEGLVDEADVPTVVRRLHGTLTAAVEVDGQRHLLPVAVTAAVAGRGETADELLARPGWPVDVTAGPAVAGPPAGVAASGPGQVPRASAVPAQSVLPGRGADAGRAGRAGRHRAGAVR